One genomic segment of Rhizorhabdus phycosphaerae includes these proteins:
- a CDS encoding S41 family peptidase → MKSRLSRLVLALCCLASASTPVLGRGDDLNARVFDRAWSIVADRYWDRSMGGNDWDAIRDRFYPQALAAKDEQQLYAVVNRMLDQLEDSHVYATSPGQIRWEKEPPEERDLPPARAAAMLDGGILLVTLNQFDGGDDKWLRDQIERAPALRGVILDLRDNLGGRDDILDKIAGLFTDRKQLLIRLNGRREIEEYTRGAGPRAYRGPLAVIVGPDTASAAEILAYFLAESGRAVSIGQKTAGAVTGGVEHGLPGGGMLTVAEYDIRTANGTRLEGRGFTPRHIVPVDRKPVDAALKKAKALLAATPPR, encoded by the coding sequence ATGAAGAGCCGCCTGTCCCGCCTCGTCCTGGCGCTCTGCTGCCTCGCCAGCGCTTCGACGCCCGTGCTTGGCCGTGGAGACGATCTCAACGCCCGGGTCTTCGACCGCGCCTGGTCGATCGTCGCCGACCGCTATTGGGATCGTTCGATGGGCGGCAACGACTGGGACGCGATCCGGGACCGCTTCTACCCGCAGGCGCTGGCGGCTAAGGACGAGCAGCAGCTCTACGCCGTCGTAAACCGCATGCTCGACCAGCTCGAGGACAGCCATGTCTATGCGACCAGCCCCGGCCAGATCCGCTGGGAGAAGGAGCCGCCCGAGGAGCGCGACCTGCCCCCTGCGCGCGCGGCGGCCATGCTCGACGGCGGGATATTGCTGGTCACGCTCAACCAGTTCGACGGCGGCGACGACAAATGGCTGCGCGACCAGATCGAGCGTGCCCCGGCCCTGCGCGGCGTCATCCTCGACCTGCGCGACAATCTGGGCGGGCGGGACGACATTCTCGACAAGATCGCCGGCCTGTTCACCGACCGCAAGCAGCTGCTGATCCGGCTCAATGGCCGCCGCGAGATCGAGGAATATACGCGCGGCGCCGGTCCCCGCGCCTATCGCGGCCCGCTCGCCGTGATCGTCGGCCCCGACACCGCGAGCGCCGCCGAGATCCTGGCCTATTTTCTAGCCGAAAGCGGGCGCGCCGTCTCGATCGGGCAGAAGACGGCGGGCGCAGTCACGGGCGGGGTCGAGCATGGCCTCCCCGGCGGCGGCATGCTGACGGTCGCCGAATATGACATCCGCACCGCGAACGGCACCCGGCTGGAGGGGCGCGGCTTCACCCCGCGCCACATCGTCCCCGTCGACCGCAAGCCGGTCGACGCCGCGCTGAAGAAGGCCAAAGCCCTGCTGGCGGCGACCCCACCGCGCTGA
- a CDS encoding 23S rRNA (adenine(2030)-N(6))-methyltransferase RlmJ: protein MNYRHSFHAGNSADVVKHSLLIALVRALQLKDGGLTLIDTHAGCGIYDLEGDQAQRTGEAMQGVVRAFADANPLLDDYRAAVQAVNDGAEPRLYPGSPRILAQLLRPQDLLILNEKHPEDAYALRGAMRGTAAAVHERDAYELWLAMVPTRTSRGVVVVDPPYEQTDERARITTTLAAAHRKWAHGVTVIWYPLKDHETHFQWKKQLRRLGIPKVMNVEHWLYDSVQPGLYNGAGLFIVNPPYAFTQALPPLLEALRATLAPEGHRGEMTAEWLGG, encoded by the coding sequence ATGAATTATCGCCATTCCTTCCATGCCGGCAACAGCGCCGATGTCGTGAAGCACAGCCTGTTGATCGCACTTGTCCGCGCCTTGCAGCTCAAGGATGGCGGGCTGACCCTGATCGACACCCATGCCGGCTGCGGGATCTATGACCTCGAGGGCGATCAAGCCCAGCGCACCGGTGAGGCGATGCAGGGCGTGGTGCGCGCCTTTGCCGATGCGAACCCCTTGCTCGACGATTATCGCGCCGCCGTACAGGCGGTGAACGACGGGGCCGAGCCGCGCCTCTACCCCGGCTCACCGCGCATCCTGGCGCAGCTGCTGCGCCCGCAGGACCTGCTGATCCTCAACGAAAAGCACCCCGAGGACGCCTATGCCCTGCGCGGCGCGATGCGCGGCACCGCCGCCGCCGTGCATGAGCGCGACGCCTATGAGCTGTGGCTGGCGATGGTCCCGACCCGCACCAGCCGCGGCGTGGTGGTGGTCGATCCGCCCTATGAACAGACCGACGAACGCGCCCGCATCACCACCACCCTCGCCGCCGCCCACCGCAAATGGGCGCATGGCGTGACGGTGATCTGGTACCCGCTGAAGGACCATGAGACGCACTTCCAGTGGAAGAAGCAGCTGCGCCGGCTCGGCATCCCCAAGGTCATGAACGTGGAGCATTGGCTCTACGACAGCGTCCAGCCCGGCCTCTACAACGGCGCCGGCCTGTTCATCGTCAACCCGCCCTACGCCTTCACCCAGGCCCTCCCGCCGCTGCTGGAAGCGCTGCGCGCCACGCTGGCGCCGGAGGGGCATAGGGGGGAGATGACGGCGGAGTGGTTGGGCGGGTGA
- the dinD gene encoding DNA damage-inducible protein D, producing MTDNRKLDGPVKFDFDFDEAMQRVAQTNPREVTELVENAAEVDSIDALIDRFEAAGEDVEGGDKVWFARDLATLLGYGKWDNFLAVITKAKAACEQSGHNAADHFADVGKMVTVGSGAGREIADIRLDRYACYLVAQNGDGRKRPVAFAQTYFAIQTRRQELTDRDGIDFGKLSENHQRLYLREQVVSEIKKLNGAAKAAGVETGKDFAKFHNKGYQGLYGGRGVDEIKRYKNLPAKANVLDHMGSTELAANLFRITQTEEKLRREDIRGKEAACTAHYEVGVKVRQTIEQLSGIMPENLPVAENVKKIAAQERKQQRMRAIPAQTRIEQPLAAPKAADPVEIDLSKDLWKYALLIMSVRPNGEITTSDLIDAMPGYVKLSDDHMATNESRKDSKFSQIVRNLKSHKASKSNFIYQGYAEDVRGGFKITDKGMEFVWSYFKE from the coding sequence ATGACAGACAATCGCAAACTGGATGGCCCGGTGAAGTTTGATTTCGACTTTGATGAGGCCATGCAGCGTGTTGCGCAAACCAATCCCCGCGAAGTCACGGAATTAGTCGAAAACGCGGCTGAAGTGGACAGCATCGACGCATTGATCGATCGATTCGAGGCAGCCGGAGAAGACGTCGAAGGCGGGGATAAAGTCTGGTTTGCCAGAGATTTGGCGACGCTTCTTGGCTACGGGAAATGGGACAACTTTCTCGCCGTCATCACCAAGGCCAAGGCGGCTTGCGAGCAATCCGGCCATAACGCTGCCGACCATTTTGCCGACGTCGGCAAAATGGTCACGGTTGGAAGCGGGGCCGGGCGTGAGATCGCCGATATCCGCTTGGATCGCTATGCGTGCTATCTCGTCGCGCAAAACGGTGATGGCCGGAAACGCCCTGTCGCATTCGCCCAGACCTATTTCGCCATCCAAACCCGCCGCCAGGAACTCACCGACCGAGACGGTATAGATTTCGGCAAGCTGTCAGAAAACCACCAGCGGCTATATCTGCGTGAGCAGGTCGTATCAGAGATCAAGAAACTCAACGGGGCGGCGAAAGCCGCTGGTGTCGAAACCGGGAAGGATTTCGCGAAATTCCACAACAAGGGCTATCAGGGGTTATATGGTGGCCGTGGGGTCGATGAGATAAAGCGATATAAGAACCTTCCAGCGAAGGCGAACGTCCTTGATCACATGGGGAGCACCGAACTTGCTGCGAACCTCTTTCGCATCACGCAAACCGAGGAAAAACTTCGCAGGGAAGACATCCGAGGCAAGGAAGCTGCATGCACTGCTCACTATGAGGTCGGCGTAAAGGTCCGCCAGACCATTGAGCAGCTTAGCGGCATCATGCCTGAAAACCTGCCCGTGGCAGAGAATGTGAAGAAGATTGCAGCACAGGAACGCAAGCAGCAGCGAATGCGAGCGATCCCTGCACAGACACGTATCGAGCAGCCACTGGCTGCCCCCAAGGCCGCTGATCCGGTTGAAATCGACCTCAGCAAAGACCTCTGGAAATATGCGCTACTCATCATGTCGGTCAGGCCGAATGGGGAAATCACCACCAGCGATTTGATTGATGCGATGCCGGGTTATGTAAAGCTGTCAGACGACCATATGGCGACGAATGAAAGCCGAAAGGACTCCAAATTTTCGCAGATTGTCCGCAACCTCAAGTCACACAAGGCGAGCAAGTCGAACTTCATCTACCAAGGGTATGCCGAGGACGTGCGGGGAGGATTCAAGATTACCGACAAGGGCATGGAGTTCGTATGGAGCTACTTCAAAGAGTAG
- the bla gene encoding class A beta-lactamase, producing the protein MDFDRRTMLGGGLALSLAGCTHHRPRGEGRATSEALAAIERRAGGRLGAYILDPTTGRGTGWRADDYFAQCSAFKLSLAAMILAGAERGLIDLNETLHWTEADLLSHSPVTRPATKTGLTVEALARGTLVTSDNPAANILLRRFGGPEALTRFWRSIGDRMSRLDRTEPALNDVPPGSRLDSTTPRAMAQTAATLLLGPALSPASRETLKSWMRESATGLDRLRAGFPAGWDAGDKTGTWTSPERRIYVDVAFGGPAGAVPLIVAAYHETRAPFAGESGASAGVLAEVGRLAARTVDRR; encoded by the coding sequence ATGGATTTCGATCGACGGACGATGCTCGGCGGCGGGCTGGCCCTGTCGCTGGCGGGCTGCACCCACCACCGGCCGCGCGGCGAAGGCAGAGCAACAAGCGAGGCGCTGGCCGCGATCGAGCGCCGCGCGGGCGGACGGCTGGGCGCCTATATCCTCGATCCGACCACGGGGCGCGGCACCGGCTGGCGCGCCGACGACTATTTCGCGCAGTGCAGCGCGTTCAAGCTGTCGCTCGCCGCGATGATCCTGGCGGGCGCCGAGCGCGGGCTGATCGATCTGAACGAGACGCTACACTGGACCGAAGCCGACCTCCTCTCCCACAGCCCCGTCACCCGCCCCGCCACGAAGACGGGCCTGACCGTCGAGGCACTGGCGCGCGGCACGCTCGTCACCAGCGACAATCCCGCCGCCAACATCCTGCTCCGCCGCTTCGGCGGTCCCGAGGCGCTGACCCGCTTCTGGCGCTCGATCGGCGACAGGATGAGCCGCCTCGACCGCACCGAACCCGCGCTCAACGACGTGCCCCCCGGCAGCCGACTCGACAGCACCACCCCGCGCGCGATGGCGCAGACGGCGGCGACCCTGCTGCTCGGCCCCGCACTCAGCCCCGCCAGCCGCGAGACGCTGAAAAGCTGGATGCGCGAAAGCGCCACCGGCCTGGACCGCCTCCGCGCCGGCTTCCCCGCCGGATGGGACGCCGGCGACAAGACCGGCACATGGACCAGCCCCGAGCGGCGCATCTATGTCGACGTGGCGTTCGGGGGACCGGCGGGCGCGGTGCCGCTGATCGTCGCCGCCTATCATGAGACGCGGGCGCCCTTCGCGGGGGAGAGTGGTGCGTCTGCGGGGGTGTTGGCGGAGGTTGGGCGATTGGCTGCGCGAACTGTCGATCGAAGATGA
- a CDS encoding TIGR02466 family protein: MAIRSLFVTRIYDALVEDETLLAELDHSVRSFAAEDRAGKAWSKEKGYRGYTSYASLNDLPARDPAFADLAKILNRHVARFAEDLHLDLGRKLRLDSLWVNLMKPGGTHSGHIHPHSTISGTFYVAVPEGSGGLKFEDPRLPLMMAAPPRRPDAPEEDRAFVYAEPKPGMILLWESWLRHEVPPNGAKGDRISISFNYS; the protein is encoded by the coding sequence ATGGCCATCCGATCGCTGTTCGTCACCCGCATCTATGACGCCCTTGTCGAGGACGAGACCCTGCTCGCCGAGCTCGACCATTCCGTGCGCTCGTTCGCCGCCGAGGACCGCGCCGGCAAGGCCTGGTCGAAGGAGAAGGGCTATCGCGGCTATACCTCCTATGCCTCGCTCAACGATCTGCCCGCACGCGACCCGGCCTTCGCCGACCTCGCCAAGATATTGAACCGCCACGTCGCGCGCTTTGCCGAGGATCTGCACCTCGATCTCGGCCGCAAGCTCCGGCTCGACAGCCTGTGGGTCAACCTGATGAAGCCGGGCGGCACCCATTCGGGGCATATCCACCCGCACAGCACCATCTCCGGCACCTTCTACGTCGCCGTGCCCGAGGGCTCGGGCGGGCTGAAGTTCGAGGATCCGCGGCTGCCGCTGATGATGGCCGCCCCGCCCCGCCGCCCCGACGCGCCCGAGGAGGACCGCGCCTTCGTCTATGCCGAGCCGAAGCCGGGCATGATCCTGCTGTGGGAAAGCTGGCTGCGCCACGAGGTGCCCCCCAATGGCGCCAAGGGCGACCGGATCAGCATCAGCTTCAACTATAGCTGA
- the rpsI gene encoding 30S ribosomal protein S9, with protein MSDNRQSLSDLAALTGAAAAPAAPAAAAGTEAPAAETGEAAAPVVVQSNTPLRAQELDAYGRAYATGRRKDAVARVWLKPGTGKVTVNGRDQEVYFARPTLRLVINQPFSVAGREGQYDVIATVKGGGLSGQAGAVKHGISQALTKYEPVLRAPVKAAGFLTRDSRAVERKKYGKAKARRSFQFSKR; from the coding sequence ATGTCCGATAACCGCCAGTCGCTTTCCGACCTCGCCGCGCTGACCGGCGCGGCCGCCGCTCCGGCTGCTCCGGCCGCTGCCGCAGGCACCGAGGCTCCCGCCGCCGAGACCGGCGAAGCCGCCGCTCCGGTCGTCGTCCAGTCGAACACCCCGCTTCGTGCGCAGGAACTCGACGCCTATGGCCGCGCTTATGCGACCGGCCGCCGCAAGGACGCCGTTGCCCGCGTTTGGCTGAAGCCGGGCACCGGCAAGGTCACCGTCAACGGTCGCGACCAGGAAGTCTATTTCGCTCGCCCGACGCTGCGTCTCGTCATCAACCAGCCTTTCTCGGTCGCCGGCCGCGAAGGTCAGTATGATGTCATCGCCACCGTCAAGGGCGGCGGCCTCTCCGGCCAGGCCGGTGCGGTCAAGCATGGCATCAGCCAGGCGCTCACCAAGTATGAGCCGGTCCTGCGCGCGCCCGTCAAGGCAGCCGGCTTCCTCACCCGCGACAGCCGCGCGGTCGAGCGTAAGAAGTACGGTAAGGCGAAGGCCCGCCGCAGCTTCCAGTTCTCGAAGCGCTGA
- a CDS encoding COX15/CtaA family protein: MTLAHGARMSMLSRPASSNPQPRALGAWLLVVATLVFMIVVVGGITRITESGLSITEWKPISGILPPLNDAEWAAEFDNYKQIPQYTAFNLHMTLDGFKEIFFWEYVHRLLARGIGAVLAVVILVAWWRRAIPAGYGWRMVGIFALGGMQGAIGWWMVYSGLSERTEVSHLRLAVHLLAALTIFSALVWTALDLFRLARNPAARPARPAAIGLFAIGILATQIMLGAFVAGLRAGYAFSTWPKMGDDWFPQGGWNSVLGLANLWDNPIVVQFIHRWWAWVAALAALLLARQAKAAGAKGAVHAIATFLVLQILLGIATLMTGVDIVVAVAHQGVAVLLLASLLWATHGLDRLKVS; this comes from the coding sequence ATGACGCTGGCGCATGGGGCGCGCATGTCGATGCTTTCGCGCCCCGCCTCCTCCAACCCGCAGCCGCGCGCCCTGGGCGCCTGGCTTCTCGTCGTGGCGACCCTCGTCTTCATGATCGTGGTCGTCGGCGGGATCACGCGCATCACCGAATCCGGTCTATCGATCACCGAATGGAAGCCGATCAGCGGCATATTGCCCCCGCTCAACGACGCGGAGTGGGCAGCCGAGTTCGATAACTACAAGCAAATCCCCCAATATACCGCCTTCAACCTCCACATGACGCTGGACGGCTTCAAGGAGATATTCTTCTGGGAATATGTCCACCGGCTGCTCGCGCGCGGCATCGGCGCGGTGCTCGCGGTGGTTATTCTGGTCGCCTGGTGGCGGCGCGCCATCCCTGCCGGCTATGGCTGGCGCATGGTCGGCATTTTCGCGCTGGGCGGCATGCAGGGCGCGATCGGCTGGTGGATGGTCTATTCGGGCCTGTCCGAACGGACCGAGGTCAGCCATCTGCGTCTGGCGGTCCACCTCCTGGCCGCACTCACCATCTTCTCGGCGCTTGTGTGGACCGCGCTCGATCTGTTCCGGCTGGCGCGCAATCCCGCCGCCCGTCCCGCGCGACCGGCGGCGATCGGCCTCTTCGCGATCGGCATCCTCGCGACGCAGATCATGCTCGGCGCCTTCGTAGCGGGCCTGCGCGCCGGCTATGCCTTCTCGACCTGGCCCAAAATGGGGGACGACTGGTTCCCGCAGGGCGGTTGGAACTCCGTGCTCGGCCTTGCCAATCTCTGGGACAATCCGATCGTCGTCCAGTTCATCCACCGCTGGTGGGCCTGGGTCGCCGCACTCGCCGCACTGCTGCTCGCCCGACAAGCCAAGGCAGCGGGCGCCAAGGGCGCGGTCCATGCCATCGCCACCTTCCTTGTCCTCCAGATCCTGCTGGGCATCGCCACGCTGATGACCGGCGTCGATATCGTCGTCGCTGTCGCCCATCAGGGGGTCGCGGTGCTGCTGCTGGCCAGCCTGCTGTGGGCCACGCATGGCCTGGACCGCCTGAAGGTATCATAA
- a CDS encoding IS1595 family transposase, with product MERPAPAKQHFNSLIQMMKAIPDEQAAVEHFAAIRWKHGAFCPHCGSTKVYRFSDRRTHKCGDCRKRFSIKVGTIFEDSKIGLREWMLAVWLVTSHNEGIASTQLAKDIGVTQKTAWSMLHRMRYAAQTKSFNRPLEGEVEADETFIGGKKKKKHSKRTGGKQGGKGKAIIMGILERGGELVTGTLPNLRAKNVQGAINSVVAPGASVMTDEHVSFDGLSGRYTHHRVNHSASEYVRHFCLRSNGIESVLALFKRQVIGTHHWLSPKHLSRYLCEMTWRFNRREAEEGDRVNALLDQVSGRLTYKELIA from the coding sequence ATGGAACGCCCAGCCCCCGCAAAGCAGCACTTCAACAGCCTCATCCAGATGATGAAGGCGATTCCCGACGAGCAAGCCGCCGTCGAGCACTTCGCTGCAATCCGCTGGAAGCATGGCGCGTTCTGCCCGCATTGCGGCTCGACCAAGGTTTACAGATTTTCCGACCGTCGCACCCACAAGTGCGGCGATTGCCGTAAGCGGTTCTCAATCAAGGTCGGCACAATCTTTGAGGATAGTAAGATCGGCTTGCGCGAATGGATGCTCGCCGTTTGGCTTGTGACCAGCCACAATGAGGGCATCGCCAGCACCCAGCTCGCCAAGGATATCGGCGTCACCCAAAAAACCGCTTGGTCTATGCTGCACCGGATGCGCTATGCCGCGCAAACGAAGTCCTTCAATCGCCCGCTGGAAGGCGAGGTTGAGGCCGATGAGACGTTCATCGGCGGCAAGAAAAAGAAGAAGCATAGCAAGCGCACGGGCGGCAAGCAGGGTGGCAAGGGCAAAGCCATTATCATGGGCATCCTTGAGCGGGGCGGCGAACTTGTCACCGGCACGTTGCCCAACCTGCGCGCGAAGAACGTCCAAGGCGCGATCAACAGCGTTGTCGCGCCGGGTGCCAGCGTGATGACGGATGAGCATGTCAGTTTCGACGGGCTTTCAGGCCGCTACACGCATCATCGCGTCAACCACAGTGCGAGCGAGTATGTCCGGCATTTCTGCCTGCGTAGCAACGGTATTGAGAGTGTTTTGGCGCTGTTCAAGCGGCAGGTGATCGGGACCCACCATTGGCTCTCCCCAAAGCACTTGAGCCGCTATCTCTGCGAGATGACGTGGCGTTTTAATCGGCGTGAGGCCGAGGAAGGCGATCGGGTCAATGCGCTGCTGGATCAGGTCTCCGGTCGCCTCACCTACAAGGAACTGATCGCATGA
- the rplM gene encoding 50S ribosomal protein L13: MKALMKTTKMATPATVEKKWHLIDAEGLVVGRVASIIANILRGKHKPSYTPFIDCGDNVVVINADKVRFTGRKLTQKVYYRHTGYAGGIKEARADKILGGRFPERVLEKAVERMIPRGPLGRQQMRNLRIFKGGEHPHAAQNPEVLDIASLNRKNKVGA; this comes from the coding sequence ATGAAGGCGCTCATGAAGACCACCAAGATGGCGACTCCCGCCACGGTGGAAAAGAAGTGGCATCTGATCGATGCGGAAGGGCTGGTCGTCGGCCGCGTCGCCTCGATCATCGCCAACATCCTGCGCGGCAAGCACAAGCCGAGCTACACCCCGTTCATCGACTGCGGCGACAATGTCGTCGTGATCAACGCGGACAAGGTCCGCTTCACGGGCCGCAAGCTGACGCAGAAGGTCTATTATCGCCACACCGGCTATGCCGGCGGCATCAAGGAAGCCCGCGCGGACAAGATCCTCGGCGGCCGCTTCCCCGAGCGCGTCCTTGAGAAGGCCGTCGAGCGGATGATCCCGCGCGGTCCCCTCGGTCGCCAGCAGATGCGCAACCTGCGCATCTTCAAGGGCGGTGAGCACCCGCATGCCGCACAGAATCCCGAGGTTCTCGACATTGCTTCGCTGAACCGCAAGAACAAGGTGGGCGCATAA
- a CDS encoding pseudouridine synthase, whose protein sequence is MARLLLFNKPFGVLSQFTDRGSPTTRSTLSDFITVKGVYPAGRLDRDSEGLLLLCDDGRLQARIADPRFKMPKTYLVQVEGDPQEPDLEPLRRGVRLNDGMTLPAEVARIDAPDLWLRDPPIRQRKLIPDSWLKITIREGRNRQVRRMTAAVGLPTLRLVRWSIGDWTVAGIAPGAFKEVSALGEAGSGGYGR, encoded by the coding sequence ATGGCCCGGCTGCTCCTGTTCAACAAACCCTTTGGGGTCCTGTCGCAATTCACCGATCGCGGATCGCCGACGACGCGATCGACCTTGTCCGACTTCATCACGGTAAAGGGCGTCTATCCCGCCGGGCGGCTCGACCGCGACAGCGAGGGGCTGCTGCTGCTCTGCGACGACGGGCGGCTGCAGGCGCGCATCGCCGATCCGCGCTTCAAGATGCCGAAGACCTATCTCGTCCAGGTCGAAGGCGATCCGCAGGAGCCCGATCTGGAGCCCCTGCGGCGCGGCGTCCGCCTCAACGACGGCATGACCCTGCCGGCCGAGGTCGCCCGCATCGACGCGCCGGACCTGTGGCTGCGCGATCCGCCGATACGCCAGCGCAAGCTGATCCCCGACAGCTGGCTGAAGATCACCATCCGCGAAGGGCGCAACCGGCAGGTGCGCCGGATGACGGCGGCGGTCGGCCTGCCCACGCTGCGGCTGGTGCGCTGGTCGATCGGCGACTGGACCGTCGCGGGGATCGCGCCGGGCGCGTTCAAGGAGGTCTCTGCTCTGGGCGAGGCCGGCAGCGGCGGCTATGGCCGGTGA
- a CDS encoding acyltransferase family protein, which translates to MLDHRGEIDGLRAVALLPVMFFHAGQKAFAGGFLGVDVFFVISGYLITSLLTDESRRDALSLRHFYERRIRRIVPMLYLVMLLCAIGGWFLMLPDQLENLGQSLVATTLFSNNLLLAATTGYWDISITLKPLVHSWSLGVEEQFYLLLPWLFVLVRRRGAILAWLITLALASLLLALVLSRHFTVAAFYLSPLRFWEILAGSLCAWRGRVPSSARSDLAAILGLMLIAAAMAGAARNMAFQLLWMVLAVAGTALFLCEASAHRGAGRLLAWRPVALLGLISYSAYLWHQPVFAFTRMIVREPPSPALLSAMMPGILLLSYASWRWIERPFRAADRVATRTLLWAFGGTSLLLLGVGVALHVGRGYPTRIFPPEPGIIADTYIEYNRQAFRYRKARFDGGRPVRLLVVGNSFGRDIVNIVREGWGEKRIEIVYRDDLDVCSFRDGDAWARKLVASADVLLFNGVGRREGEACVTQSIGWARLHGKQLFYVGTKSFGTNINWLATVPQERRSLLLNTPDPVVMLNDVRSEALVPPAYFVSLMRPIMIGAKVPFTDEHGRLLSADTTHLTRAGARYLARHLRSDPRLRRALG; encoded by the coding sequence ATGTTGGATCATCGCGGTGAGATAGACGGGCTTCGCGCGGTCGCCCTCCTGCCGGTGATGTTCTTCCACGCGGGGCAGAAAGCCTTTGCCGGGGGCTTTCTCGGCGTCGACGTCTTCTTCGTCATCAGCGGCTATCTGATCACATCGCTGCTCACCGACGAGAGCCGCCGCGACGCGCTGTCGCTGCGCCATTTCTATGAACGGCGCATCCGACGGATCGTGCCGATGCTCTATCTGGTCATGCTGCTCTGCGCGATCGGGGGATGGTTTCTCATGCTGCCCGACCAGCTGGAGAATTTGGGCCAGTCGCTGGTCGCCACGACATTGTTCTCGAACAATCTTCTGCTCGCGGCGACGACGGGCTATTGGGATATCTCGATCACGCTCAAGCCGCTCGTCCACAGCTGGTCGCTCGGGGTCGAGGAGCAGTTCTACCTGCTGCTGCCATGGCTGTTCGTGCTGGTCCGGCGGCGCGGCGCGATACTGGCCTGGCTGATCACGCTCGCGCTGGCGAGCCTGCTGCTCGCCCTTGTCCTCTCACGTCATTTTACGGTGGCTGCCTTCTATCTGTCTCCGCTGCGCTTCTGGGAGATCCTGGCGGGATCGCTCTGCGCCTGGCGTGGACGTGTGCCGTCCTCGGCCAGAAGCGACCTCGCCGCCATTCTCGGCCTGATGCTGATCGCGGCAGCCATGGCTGGGGCGGCGCGCAACATGGCTTTTCAACTGCTGTGGATGGTCCTGGCGGTGGCCGGCACGGCGCTCTTCCTGTGCGAGGCCTCCGCGCACCGGGGCGCGGGCAGGCTGCTGGCGTGGCGCCCGGTCGCTCTGCTCGGCCTGATCAGCTACAGCGCCTATCTGTGGCACCAGCCGGTCTTCGCCTTCACCCGGATGATAGTGCGCGAGCCGCCCTCGCCGGCGCTGCTTTCGGCTATGATGCCGGGCATCCTCCTGCTCTCCTATGCAAGCTGGCGCTGGATCGAGCGGCCCTTTCGTGCGGCGGACAGGGTGGCAACGCGGACGCTGCTGTGGGCGTTCGGCGGCACGAGCCTCCTGCTGCTCGGCGTCGGCGTGGCTCTGCATGTCGGACGCGGCTATCCGACGCGAATTTTTCCGCCCGAGCCGGGCATCATTGCCGACACCTATATCGAATATAACCGGCAGGCGTTCCGCTATCGCAAGGCGCGTTTCGACGGCGGTCGACCCGTGCGGCTGCTGGTCGTCGGCAACAGCTTTGGTCGCGACATCGTGAATATCGTGCGCGAGGGCTGGGGAGAGAAACGGATCGAGATCGTCTATCGAGACGACCTGGACGTCTGCAGCTTTCGCGATGGCGATGCCTGGGCCAGAAAGCTTGTAGCCAGCGCCGATGTGCTGCTGTTCAATGGTGTTGGCCGTCGCGAAGGCGAGGCGTGCGTGACCCAGAGTATCGGCTGGGCCCGACTGCACGGCAAGCAGCTTTTCTATGTCGGGACCAAGAGTTTCGGGACGAACATCAATTGGTTGGCGACAGTTCCGCAAGAGCGACGGTCATTGTTGCTCAACACGCCCGACCCGGTGGTCATGCTCAACGATGTTCGCTCGGAGGCGCTCGTCCCGCCAGCCTATTTCGTCAGCCTGATGCGGCCGATCATGATCGGCGCCAAGGTGCCTTTCACCGATGAGCACGGCCGGCTGCTGTCTGCGGACACAACGCATCTCACCCGGGCCGGCGCACGCTATCTTGCCCGGCATCTTCGGTCGGATCCCAGATTGAGAAGGGCGCTCGGCTGA